A window of Mercenaria mercenaria strain notata chromosome 16, MADL_Memer_1, whole genome shotgun sequence contains these coding sequences:
- the LOC123541113 gene encoding uncharacterized protein LOC123541113 yields the protein MACMSFLSRAFRFLCCGFVPSTQEELTDLSSEPVPVIVTRSEIQDEDEEPTPSMAVEWMTDDEPAEVVSLVQRVPSCVGMVFSFSNPMVETSSPVAVEVQPQDVGQAVVEKTCPAFLSVSEPQPLEYILPRTTDQLLMVQEQPGPVFVAELLPTLAVSFLGPDKELVGADKDGNGDRGRYGVGETFSSSYPTVETSSPVAVEVESQDVGQAVVEETCPVFPSVSEPQPIENALPRTTDQLLMVQEQPGPVFVAELLPTLTVSFLGPDKELVGVDEEGNGDCGRYEGVGETFSSYPTVETSSPVAVEVESQDVGQAVVEETCPVFPSVSEPQPIENALPRTTDQLLMVQEQPGPVFVVELLPTLTFSFLGPYKEQVDVKEHGHGDSGRYTGKTDLEQDDGKSCVGYEGTATAEDDQVVWDRTNVSELLDVGDDSRLDTTYVIESTNEDSVEESLNTTYTLVSLEDRLDRTFTVDTWECLNRTFINDEYTVYFSTDGDEPPVFPPVVDQVSDFDDLLRWYLREWNGDVLRMYPSRTRQRRVMC from the coding sequence GCTCTGAGCCGGTGCCTGTCATCGTGACTCGAAGTGAGATCCAGGATGAGGATGAGGAGCCCACTCCTTCCATGGCTGTGGAGTGGATGACAGATGATGAGCCAGCAGAGGTTGTGTCCTTGGTGCAGCGGGTGCCAAGTTGTGTGGGGatggtattttctttttctaatccTATGGTTGAGACCTCTTCTCCGGTGGCTGTTGAGGTCCAGCCACAGGATGTTGGTCAGGCTGTGGTGGAGAAGACTTGCCCCGCTTTCCTGTCTGTGAGTGAGCCACAGCCCCTAGAGTACATTCTACCTAGAACCACCGATCAGCTCTTGATGGTGCAAGAGCAGCCAGGTCCCGTGTTTGTTGCGGAGTTGCTCCCAACACTGGCTGTTAGTTTCCTTGGCCCAGATAAGGAACTAGTTGGTGCGGACAAGGATGGGAACGGGGACCGTGGCAGGTATGGTGTAGGTGAGACATTTTCTTCTTCTTATCCTACGGTTGAGACCTCTTCTCCAGTGGCTGTTGAGGTCGAGTCGCAGGATGTTGGTCAGGCTGTGGTGGAGGAGACATGTCCCGTTTTCCCGTCTGTGAGTGAGCCACAGCCCATAGAGAACGCTCTACCTAGAACCACAGACCAGCTCTTGATGGTGCAAGAGCAGCCAGGTCCTGTGTTTGTTGCGGAGTTGCTCCCAACACTGACCGTTAGTTTCCTTGGCCCAGATAAGGAACTAGTTGGTGTGGACGAGGAAGGAAACGGGGACTGTGGCAGGTATGAAGGTGTAGGTGAGACATTTTCTTCTTATCCTACGGTTGAGACTTCTTCTCCGGTGGCTGTTGAGGTCGAGTCGCAGGATGTTGGTCAGGCTGTGGTGGAGGAGACATGCCCCGTTTTCCCGTCTGTGAGTGAGCCACAGCCCATAGAGAACGCTCTACCTAGAACCACAGACCAGCTCTTGATGGTGCAAGAGCAGCCAGGTCCCGTGTTTGTTGTGGAGTTGCTCCCAACATTGACTTTCAGCTTCCTTGGCCCATATAAGGAGCAAGTTGATGTTAAGGAGCACGGACACGGGGACTCTGGCAGGTATACAGGTAAAACTGACTTGGAGCAGGATGATGGTAAGAGTTGTGTTGGGTATGAAGGTACAGCTACAGCAGAGGATGACCAGGTTGTTTGGGATCGAACCAATGTCTCGGAGCTGCTTGATGTAGGAGATGACAGCAGATTGGACACTACGTACGTGATAGAGTCGACAAACGAGGACTCTGTGGAGGAGAGTCTGAACACCACGTACACGTTAGTGTCGTTGGAGGACAGATTAGATAGGACGTTCACTGTTGACACTTGGGAGTGTTTGAACAGAACGTTCATTAATGATGAGTATACTGTGTATTTCTCAACAGATGGTGATGAACCTCCAGTGTTTCCACCAGTTGTTGATCAGGTCTCTGATTTTGATGATTTGCTTAGGTGGTATCTTAGGGAATGGAACGGTGATGTGCTCAGAATGTATCCGTCAAGAACAAGACAAAGAAGGGTTATGTGTTAA